A DNA window from Candidatus Protochlamydia naegleriophila contains the following coding sequences:
- a CDS encoding UDP-glucose/GDP-mannose dehydrogenase family protein: MHQKRQCAMIVASCESKGVFMNLLIIGVGYVGLVTATCFAEMGYRVTCLDINKEKIENLKKGLIPIYEPGLEEMVKRNIKANRLTFTTDYASAVPPATICFIAVDTPTTPEGGADTTQVQRVAKSLGQFLNHYCVIVSKSTVPVGTTHQVASLIQESLTERNVDVEFDVVSNPEFLKEGNAVQDFMKPDRIIVGTDTPRAAAIMRDLYAPFMLNHERLLIMDILSAELAKYAANAMLATRISFMNEMSGLCERLGANINWIRKAIGSDERIGNKFLYPGPGYGGSCLPKDVKALVAQAQQADYPLTLLSAVHDVNQKQKRVIGQKVKAYFSSKGGLKGKTFGILGLSFKPDTDDMREASSLTLIQDLLAEGVCLRLYDPIAIPRAQQLLGAPDSITWCQTELEAAENADALILMTEWKQFRLLNFQSLLDGMKGKAFFDGRNQYNPDEMARKGFDYFSLGRSPTYAQAPEELSASLSATNPGIHL; encoded by the coding sequence ATGCACCAAAAGCGGCAATGCGCTATGATAGTTGCTTCATGTGAGAGTAAAGGTGTTTTTATGAATCTTCTTATTATTGGCGTAGGCTACGTTGGCCTGGTCACCGCAACCTGCTTTGCCGAAATGGGTTATCGCGTTACTTGCTTAGATATCAATAAAGAAAAAATTGAGAATCTTAAAAAAGGGCTCATCCCCATTTACGAACCAGGCCTTGAAGAAATGGTTAAGCGCAATATCAAAGCCAATCGCTTAACTTTTACAACTGACTACGCTTCCGCAGTTCCCCCAGCGACTATCTGTTTTATCGCAGTCGATACCCCCACCACTCCTGAAGGAGGAGCAGATACCACTCAAGTTCAACGAGTTGCAAAAAGCCTCGGGCAATTTCTGAATCACTATTGTGTCATCGTCTCCAAATCTACTGTCCCGGTTGGAACAACCCACCAAGTTGCTTCGCTTATCCAAGAGAGCTTAACAGAGCGGAATGTCGACGTTGAGTTTGATGTTGTATCCAATCCCGAATTTCTAAAAGAAGGGAATGCGGTTCAAGATTTTATGAAGCCCGACCGCATCATTGTAGGAACCGATACTCCGCGCGCTGCAGCTATCATGCGCGATCTCTATGCACCTTTCATGCTTAATCATGAAAGATTACTCATCATGGACATTCTTTCTGCCGAACTTGCAAAATATGCGGCGAATGCCATGCTCGCCACGCGCATCTCTTTCATGAATGAAATGTCAGGCTTATGCGAAAGGCTGGGAGCTAATATCAATTGGATTCGCAAGGCGATTGGATCGGACGAAAGAATCGGCAATAAATTTTTATATCCAGGCCCAGGTTATGGAGGCTCTTGCTTGCCAAAAGACGTCAAAGCCCTTGTGGCGCAAGCTCAACAAGCCGACTATCCTCTGACACTCTTGAGCGCTGTTCATGACGTCAATCAGAAACAAAAGAGAGTCATTGGGCAAAAGGTAAAGGCTTATTTTAGTTCTAAAGGAGGACTAAAAGGTAAAACATTTGGCATCTTGGGACTCTCTTTTAAACCCGATACGGATGATATGCGTGAAGCCTCTTCATTAACTCTCATCCAAGATCTTTTAGCCGAAGGAGTTTGCCTTAGACTATATGATCCAATCGCCATTCCAAGAGCCCAGCAACTGCTTGGCGCCCCAGACTCTATCACCTGGTGCCAAACAGAACTAGAAGCTGCCGAGAATGCCGACGCCCTGATTCTCATGACCGAGTGGAAACAGTTTCGCTTACTCAATTTCCAATCGTTATTGGATGGCATGAAGGGAAAGGCCTTTTTCGATGGACGCAATCAATACAATCCCGATGAGATGGCTCGCAAAGGCTTCGATTATTTCAGTCTCGGCCGCTCCCCTACCTACGCACAGGCTCCTGAAGAATTGTCCGCCTCTCTTTCAGCCACCAATCCAGGAATTCATCTATGA
- a CDS encoding LPS-assembly protein LptD, with protein sequence MYRSYLSRSFSTVFLLILSIASIFPCMAQEIAKLVQEGFTEGVTVDLREPLYEDGVLSSDKGGVITAPHMRIQALHIRYTRKVIDAVPVLTIEAEDQLIVEFGEYLFIGKKLFYDFQKKEGIIYDGRTSVEPWFFGGEKIELRSDGSYLIYNGYLTTSEKDQPEWGLYAGRVHVEEEHYIKAQQVQLRLQNYPILWVPSLAANLDSIFDSPIRYRFRWGGKQGPRLGLTYEVFSWERWKTFIRFDYRLTRGPGGGIETRYRSADHKTELQSINYLARDSSLLDPDEKVRYRFEGMFKTLLDHDKVSVLLTYDKISDRDMPSSYYDRDFDFDPSERTQLLIRRQEENWIGNFYTRLRVNSFQTVKQELPTFAISFKPLEYPKTGIIFENWANVSYLDFKYSKHLVNVHDYSSTRFEYRPTLYRPFVYGPVTITPETGFIGIFYGSSPNRDSQWLSLGLAGCNIETQLYRYYGTFKHVINPYTSYHYYSSPTSSPHEHYIFDITDGWTHLNQLTFGMRNSLFSKHGNCISRLFYADIYTHAFFDSPTMHRTFPKLYGKFVFSSLQTIRHTIRTAWDFEHGQLDHFNFRSEWTLSADFAVAAEYRHRSAYSWRKVDPDNFFLDNFRSEESLLHSALSDRRDTLLLHFFYRFHPNWACEFSSRQGWNRKREPSYLEYEIDLLTTIQTAWHLRLSFQHRENDNRVAIYVNVGLKRPDENCCERKVYCYD encoded by the coding sequence ATGTATAGATCTTATCTTTCGCGCTCGTTCTCGACCGTTTTTCTCCTTATCTTAAGCATTGCTTCTATTTTTCCTTGCATGGCCCAAGAGATCGCCAAACTCGTTCAAGAAGGCTTTACAGAAGGGGTTACTGTCGATTTAAGAGAGCCCTTATACGAAGATGGAGTCCTTTCTAGTGATAAAGGAGGCGTTATCACAGCGCCCCATATGCGCATTCAAGCCCTGCACATTCGCTACACGCGCAAAGTGATTGATGCTGTGCCTGTCTTGACTATCGAAGCCGAGGATCAACTGATTGTCGAATTCGGCGAGTACCTTTTTATTGGAAAAAAACTTTTTTACGATTTCCAAAAGAAAGAAGGGATTATTTATGATGGACGCACATCTGTCGAGCCATGGTTTTTCGGAGGAGAGAAAATTGAACTGCGCTCTGATGGAAGCTATCTTATTTACAATGGATACTTAACGACATCGGAAAAAGATCAGCCTGAATGGGGGCTCTACGCCGGCCGTGTGCATGTGGAGGAAGAGCACTACATAAAGGCTCAACAGGTGCAGCTCCGTCTACAAAATTACCCCATTCTCTGGGTTCCTTCTTTGGCTGCTAATCTCGACTCCATCTTTGATTCTCCCATCCGCTACCGCTTTCGCTGGGGAGGCAAGCAGGGTCCTCGCCTAGGCTTAACTTATGAAGTCTTTTCATGGGAACGCTGGAAAACCTTTATCCGCTTTGACTACCGCTTAACGCGTGGCCCAGGAGGTGGGATTGAGACGCGCTACCGTTCCGCAGATCACAAGACTGAACTTCAAAGCATTAACTACCTTGCCCGCGATTCGTCGCTCTTAGACCCAGACGAAAAAGTTCGCTATCGTTTCGAAGGAATGTTTAAAACGCTTTTGGATCACGATAAAGTCAGCGTTTTATTGACTTATGACAAGATTAGCGACCGCGATATGCCGAGCAGCTACTACGACCGGGATTTTGACTTCGATCCTTCCGAACGGACTCAGCTTTTGATACGGCGTCAAGAAGAGAATTGGATTGGAAACTTCTACACTCGCTTACGGGTCAATAGCTTTCAAACAGTCAAGCAAGAACTTCCAACCTTTGCCATTAGTTTTAAACCTCTTGAATACCCAAAAACTGGCATCATTTTCGAAAATTGGGCTAATGTCTCTTACTTGGATTTTAAGTATTCCAAACACTTAGTCAATGTTCACGACTATTCCTCCACTAGATTCGAATACAGGCCAACTCTCTACCGTCCCTTCGTTTATGGGCCTGTAACCATTACACCGGAGACAGGCTTTATCGGTATTTTTTATGGCAGCAGTCCCAATCGCGACTCGCAATGGCTAAGTCTTGGATTAGCTGGCTGCAATATTGAGACGCAACTGTATCGCTATTATGGCACTTTCAAACATGTGATCAATCCTTATACCTCTTATCATTATTACTCTTCTCCCACCTCGTCTCCACACGAGCACTATATTTTTGATATCACCGATGGCTGGACGCATCTCAATCAACTGACCTTTGGTATGAGGAACTCCCTCTTTTCCAAGCATGGTAACTGCATTTCGCGCCTCTTTTATGCAGATATTTATACACACGCATTCTTCGACTCCCCGACCATGCACCGAACCTTCCCCAAATTGTACGGTAAATTCGTTTTCTCCTCCCTACAAACAATCCGCCACACCATCCGAACTGCCTGGGACTTCGAGCATGGACAATTGGATCACTTTAATTTCCGTTCTGAATGGACTTTGAGTGCTGACTTCGCAGTTGCAGCCGAATATCGCCATCGCAGTGCCTATAGCTGGCGCAAGGTAGATCCGGATAATTTTTTCCTAGATAATTTTCGAAGCGAAGAAAGTCTGCTCCATTCAGCTTTGTCTGATCGCCGAGATACCCTCTTACTTCACTTTTTCTATCGCTTCCATCCCAATTGGGCTTGCGAATTCTCTTCGCGCCAAGGCTGGAATCGAAAAAGAGAGCCAAGCTATTTGGAATACGAAATCGACCTACTCACAACGATTCAAACAGCCTGGCATCTACGCCTGTCTTTCCAGCACAGAGAAAATGATAACCGTGTCGCCATCTACGTCAATGTTGGTCTAAAAAGACCCGATGAAAATTGCTGTGAACGCAAAGTTTATTGCTACGACTAA
- a CDS encoding HEAT repeat domain-containing protein, translating to MPLCANECTLASEGRILFLIQQGDHSQAIALYNACAQMSGQHDYELLHRIGLGILDYGYRQSDPEIQLLSLFGAGASAHEDAYYILEDGLKNRYPQIQLIALSALAKIQNDRADQAMLRAMGSNQLLVRLEAAKQLCLKKHPEAVNQTESFMYKSPKALASIYPPLLASAGTPQAIRILRKLLHHSSEEVRLAVILNVAKYKRDDLLPQIRQQAFEVNHSQQEAGAYALGLFHDAQSQVKLQKLAQSTYPTVALAAQLALYRLGDENAPNAIEQEALKGNLFALSALSEIPEKSATLENFVTHSDTQVRINAILALLRLKNPVSFSRLKEILLRNKKDLAFIPHKSPGKTLKVWKVVPSASQTMQDDMNAYQSHLELKESIVETIRELSEASFLALAHQIFNAQQNDLVPLTATLLEDMGTTDAIACLKAHQQQLGAPLVRHYCNLALYRLQEPGPYGEQLRQWVKTQNKTEFIRFQAGDFSPWDLNKNHYNLTPEEASQLLIKAFEAFAINQDAQGIESLLDAIANGHAKNKYALAGLLLRATQ from the coding sequence ATGCCCCTCTGCGCAAACGAGTGTACTCTCGCATCAGAAGGGCGTATTTTATTTCTCATCCAACAAGGCGATCATTCTCAAGCCATAGCGCTTTACAATGCCTGCGCTCAAATGAGTGGACAGCACGACTACGAATTGCTGCATCGAATAGGCCTTGGGATTTTAGATTATGGCTATCGGCAAAGTGATCCTGAAATCCAGCTTCTATCGCTTTTTGGCGCCGGGGCATCTGCTCACGAAGACGCTTACTACATTCTAGAAGATGGATTAAAAAATCGCTACCCACAGATCCAACTCATCGCTTTGAGTGCTTTGGCAAAGATTCAAAATGACCGCGCAGACCAAGCCATGCTGCGTGCAATGGGATCGAACCAATTACTTGTCCGTTTAGAAGCCGCCAAGCAGCTTTGTTTAAAAAAGCACCCAGAGGCTGTCAATCAAACAGAATCGTTCATGTACAAGTCCCCCAAGGCTTTAGCTTCTATCTATCCCCCTCTTTTAGCCTCTGCCGGAACACCTCAAGCCATTCGCATTTTGCGCAAGCTTCTTCATCACTCTTCAGAAGAGGTTCGCTTGGCTGTCATCCTCAATGTTGCCAAATACAAAAGAGACGATCTTCTTCCGCAAATCCGGCAACAAGCCTTTGAAGTCAACCATAGCCAACAAGAAGCCGGTGCCTATGCGCTTGGGCTCTTTCACGACGCACAATCGCAAGTAAAACTGCAAAAGTTAGCTCAATCCACCTATCCAACAGTTGCCTTAGCCGCCCAATTAGCCCTTTACCGCCTAGGTGATGAGAATGCCCCCAATGCCATCGAACAAGAGGCATTAAAGGGAAATTTATTTGCCTTAAGTGCTCTTAGCGAAATTCCTGAAAAATCGGCCACGTTAGAGAATTTTGTAACTCATTCGGACACCCAAGTACGCATCAATGCCATCCTAGCCCTTTTACGCTTGAAAAACCCCGTCAGCTTTAGTCGCCTTAAGGAAATATTGCTCCGCAATAAAAAGGATTTAGCCTTTATTCCCCATAAATCCCCTGGTAAAACACTTAAAGTTTGGAAGGTCGTTCCCTCTGCAAGCCAAACAATGCAAGACGATATGAATGCCTATCAATCTCATTTAGAGCTGAAAGAATCGATCGTCGAAACCATCCGGGAGTTGTCGGAAGCCTCTTTCCTCGCGCTTGCCCATCAAATCTTTAATGCCCAGCAAAATGACTTGGTTCCTTTGACAGCGACTCTCTTAGAAGACATGGGAACAACGGACGCCATTGCCTGCTTAAAAGCACACCAACAACAATTAGGTGCCCCTCTTGTTCGCCATTACTGCAACCTGGCCCTCTATCGGCTACAAGAACCGGGTCCTTACGGTGAACAACTCAGACAATGGGTGAAGACTCAAAACAAAACAGAATTCATCCGTTTCCAAGCAGGCGATTTCAGTCCATGGGATCTGAATAAAAACCACTACAACCTAACCCCAGAAGAAGCATCCCAACTTCTCATCAAGGCCTTTGAGGCTTTTGCCATCAATCAAGATGCCCAAGGAATCGAATCCTTGCTCGACGCCATCGCTAACGGACACGCCAAAAACAAGTATGCATTGGCAGGCCTCCTCTTGCGCGCTACGCAATAA
- a CDS encoding Maf family protein, giving the protein MKLILGSQSPRRREILNFFSLPFEQVSPSFDEDSVPFDGDPRLYVTILSAGKANSLKSRFPQEIIVTADTIVYKDGKIFGKPRNKEEAFQNLRELAGHWHTVFTGITLCYQDKEIHVVQDTHVLFNSLSDQQIHYYQDSLHCADKAGGYMIQGAGSLIVNRIEGCYYNVMGLPVNALRQALQEAGIDLWQHLKDLPKGHLCE; this is encoded by the coding sequence ATGAAATTGATTTTAGGATCGCAATCCCCCAGAAGAAGAGAGATTTTAAATTTTTTCTCACTCCCTTTCGAGCAAGTTAGTCCTTCATTTGACGAAGACTCCGTTCCTTTTGATGGTGACCCTCGCCTTTACGTGACTATTTTATCTGCCGGTAAAGCGAACTCACTTAAAAGTCGCTTTCCACAAGAGATCATTGTCACCGCCGATACTATTGTTTACAAAGATGGCAAAATTTTTGGCAAACCGCGCAATAAAGAAGAGGCCTTTCAGAACTTGCGTGAATTAGCCGGCCATTGGCACACTGTCTTTACAGGCATTACTCTTTGCTACCAGGATAAAGAGATCCATGTGGTACAGGACACCCACGTCCTATTCAACTCTCTTTCCGACCAACAAATCCACTATTATCAAGACTCTCTCCATTGCGCCGATAAAGCGGGTGGCTATATGATTCAAGGCGCTGGAAGCCTGATTGTCAATCGCATTGAAGGCTGTTACTACAATGTGATGGGATTGCCGGTCAATGCCCTTCGACAAGCCTTGCAAGAAGCCGGAATCGATCTATGGCAGCATCTAAAAGACTTACCAAAAGGCCATCTTTGTGAATAA
- a CDS encoding DUF11 domain-containing protein produces the protein MCILGDQYPLDLEITACCDVCEVILTTTLPEGVTYMRSQPEARMEGRNLVWQFGSINKGQTIPARIWLKSEREGDLCTCFCVKATPVAFCALLCAKPVLVCEKCAPAEVGPGEPINYTITVTNIGTCPAEDVVVTDNLPEGVEHASGQRTLNFKLGTLEACQTKKVNFCVNACRRGNVCNTAIVSACNANQTSCEACTCVACCQVECQKVGPKEVPIGQNADYQITVVNTGDKSLHEVVVTDMAPSTTSIVTAPGANICGKQAVWKLRELKAGEKVTFNITLTTCTPGYFVNRVNLTNCEGCNSCCEFGTHWKGRPALDICITNSDNPICVGETSRFKVVVTNKGQEYDSNVNVVVNFPAELAPVNASGASAAQLNGQTVTFAPFPNLAPRQTLEYYVTVKANGRGDLRPKVQVSSDFIKNPITQEESLIVN, from the coding sequence ATGTGCATCCTTGGTGATCAATATCCTTTAGATCTCGAAATCACAGCTTGCTGCGATGTTTGCGAAGTTATCTTGACAACTACGCTTCCAGAAGGCGTTACTTATATGAGAAGCCAGCCTGAAGCTAGAATGGAAGGTCGTAACCTCGTTTGGCAATTTGGCAGCATCAATAAAGGCCAAACTATCCCAGCCAGAATCTGGTTGAAGAGTGAAAGAGAAGGCGATCTTTGCACATGCTTCTGCGTAAAAGCAACACCAGTTGCCTTCTGCGCTCTCTTGTGTGCAAAACCAGTTCTCGTTTGCGAGAAGTGCGCTCCAGCTGAAGTTGGCCCAGGCGAGCCAATCAATTACACAATCACAGTTACAAACATCGGTACATGCCCAGCTGAAGATGTTGTCGTCACAGACAATCTCCCAGAAGGTGTAGAACATGCCAGCGGCCAAAGAACACTTAACTTCAAGTTAGGCACACTAGAAGCTTGCCAAACGAAGAAAGTTAACTTCTGCGTCAATGCATGCCGTCGTGGAAATGTTTGCAACACAGCGATCGTATCTGCTTGCAATGCAAACCAAACATCTTGCGAAGCTTGCACATGTGTTGCTTGCTGCCAAGTTGAGTGTCAAAAAGTTGGACCAAAAGAAGTACCTATTGGCCAAAATGCTGACTACCAAATCACAGTTGTTAACACAGGTGACAAGTCCTTGCATGAAGTTGTCGTAACAGATATGGCTCCTTCTACAACAAGCATCGTGACAGCTCCTGGCGCTAACATCTGCGGCAAACAAGCAGTTTGGAAGCTCAGAGAGTTAAAAGCTGGTGAAAAAGTAACATTCAACATCACGTTGACAACTTGCACACCTGGCTACTTCGTAAACAGAGTCAACCTCACAAACTGTGAAGGCTGCAACTCTTGCTGCGAATTTGGTACACATTGGAAAGGACGTCCAGCTCTTGATATCTGCATCACAAATTCAGATAACCCAATCTGCGTCGGTGAGACAAGCCGCTTTAAAGTTGTTGTCACCAACAAAGGTCAAGAGTATGATTCAAATGTTAACGTTGTTGTCAACTTCCCAGCAGAATTAGCCCCAGTCAATGCATCTGGCGCATCTGCTGCACAGTTGAATGGACAAACAGTAACATTTGCTCCATTCCCAAATCTAGCTCCTCGTCAAACACTTGAATACTATGTCACAGTTAAGGCCAATGGCCGCGGTGACCTACGTCCTAAAGTACAAGTAAGCTCGGATTTCATTAAGAATCCGATCACACAAGAAGAAAGCTTGATTGTGAACTAA
- a CDS encoding NAD(+)/NADH kinase — protein MMIALFPNESKNSSLKIATEICQFLAEKGVRVVAEDRHTQTIGADPLSQVNQDQINFRISLGGDGTILRLVHRHPTLQAPLLGINLGSLGFLADIPLHDIYPSLQDLLNGHYHVQKRMVMEGITTTGSNCFAVNEVVIHRAQNPCLIDLAVYVDERYLNTFSADGLIISTPSGSTAYSLAAGGPILTPELNAFVLTPICPHTISNRPIVLMPKKSLQVRYLSALPPVEVSADGIASFSLSTDEVFTAHLSNQTFNLVSLSRHDYFSTLREKLGWQGRLKT, from the coding sequence ATGATGATTGCGTTATTTCCCAATGAAAGCAAAAACTCTTCTCTAAAGATTGCCACCGAAATTTGCCAATTTTTGGCTGAAAAAGGTGTGCGAGTGGTTGCTGAAGATCGGCACACTCAAACAATCGGCGCAGATCCCCTCTCACAAGTCAATCAAGACCAGATTAATTTTCGCATTTCATTAGGCGGAGATGGTACCATTTTACGCCTCGTTCATCGCCATCCGACTCTCCAAGCTCCTCTGCTTGGAATCAATCTAGGTAGCCTGGGCTTTCTAGCCGACATTCCTCTCCACGACATTTATCCAAGCCTCCAAGACCTGCTAAATGGGCATTACCATGTGCAAAAAAGAATGGTGATGGAGGGAATCACAACAACTGGATCAAACTGCTTTGCAGTCAACGAAGTCGTCATTCATCGCGCTCAAAACCCTTGCCTGATCGATCTTGCCGTTTATGTAGATGAACGCTATCTCAATACTTTTTCAGCAGATGGATTGATTATTTCCACACCCAGTGGATCGACAGCCTATTCGCTTGCAGCCGGAGGGCCCATTTTAACACCCGAGCTCAACGCTTTTGTCCTGACCCCTATTTGCCCGCATACCATTTCCAATCGCCCCATTGTGCTGATGCCAAAAAAATCCCTCCAGGTGCGCTATCTAAGTGCCCTTCCACCCGTAGAAGTCTCTGCCGACGGCATAGCAAGCTTTAGTCTATCTACCGACGAAGTATTTACCGCTCACCTTTCCAACCAAACCTTCAATCTGGTAAGCTTATCCAGGCATGACTATTTCTCCACCTTGCGTGAAAAATTAGGCTGGCAAGGACGGCTTAAGACTTAG
- a CDS encoding 1-deoxy-D-xylulose-5-phosphate synthase yields the protein MKKAFLSSINSPEDIKNLSIQELNQLASEIRHRIIEVLSVNGGHLASNLGVVELTLALHKVFDSPDDKFIWDVSHQTYVHKLLTGRNDRFDEIRQFKGLCGFCHPKESPHDHFHAGHAGTALSLALGVAKNRDLTKRQEYVVPIIGDATLTCGLALEALNNVSRDLKRFIVILNDNAMSISKNVGAITHILSRLLSNPTTNKIYQELDTIVSKIPSYGPLLSQQGHKITESLKNLVSPAAYFEQYGLSYIGPIDGHDVKKLVDVLEGVKDSTWPVVIHVLTRKGEGMDEAIKNPISYHGAKPFSRDTGKFLPNPTSNPTFPKVFGTHLLKMAEKDPSVVAVTPAMSAGSCLDEFMKAFPERCLDVGIAESHAVTYAGGIAYGRKMKVVTSIYATFLQRAFDNLFHDVCLQELPVVFAIDRAGISGPDGATHHGIYDISFLNAMPNMIITQPRNGHVLKELMESAFSWKRPVAIRYPNLATDEPNEPIKERELGKGEVLVEGKDLLIIALGHMNATALKARDLLAENGIEATVLDPVFVKPLDADLLCRLLLTHNKIVTIEEHCVVAGMGSIVNNFLMKQGFNQVQVLNLGIPETFLDHGSNKDLLNEIGLVPEKIVKQIQSHFNLALTGSSQAINI from the coding sequence ATGAAAAAAGCTTTTCTTTCCTCAATTAACTCGCCTGAAGACATTAAAAATCTATCGATTCAAGAACTCAATCAATTAGCTTCTGAGATCCGCCATCGCATCATTGAAGTGTTGTCCGTCAATGGGGGGCACTTAGCCTCTAATCTTGGTGTAGTTGAACTCACCTTAGCCCTTCACAAAGTGTTCGATTCCCCAGATGATAAATTCATTTGGGACGTGAGCCATCAAACCTATGTGCATAAGCTTCTAACCGGCCGCAATGACCGCTTTGACGAAATTAGGCAATTCAAAGGATTGTGCGGCTTTTGCCACCCAAAAGAGTCGCCTCACGACCACTTTCATGCAGGGCATGCCGGAACAGCCCTTTCATTAGCTTTGGGTGTTGCCAAAAATCGAGATTTAACTAAAAGACAAGAATACGTTGTCCCAATCATTGGCGATGCCACGCTGACCTGTGGTTTAGCTTTAGAGGCGCTTAACAATGTTTCAAGGGATCTCAAACGCTTTATTGTCATTCTCAATGACAATGCGATGTCTATTTCTAAAAATGTAGGCGCCATCACCCATATTTTAAGCCGCCTATTAAGCAATCCAACAACCAACAAGATTTATCAGGAACTTGACACCATCGTTTCTAAAATCCCAAGCTATGGTCCCCTTCTTTCGCAGCAAGGGCATAAAATCACCGAATCCTTAAAGAACCTTGTAAGCCCAGCCGCCTATTTCGAACAATATGGCTTGTCATATATTGGCCCCATTGACGGGCATGACGTGAAAAAACTCGTCGATGTACTCGAAGGAGTCAAAGATTCAACCTGGCCAGTCGTCATTCACGTATTAACGAGAAAAGGCGAAGGAATGGATGAAGCCATTAAAAATCCTATATCTTACCATGGAGCCAAGCCTTTTAGCCGCGATACGGGAAAATTTCTGCCAAACCCGACAAGCAATCCAACTTTCCCTAAAGTATTTGGAACCCACCTTTTAAAAATGGCGGAAAAAGATCCAAGCGTTGTAGCAGTCACTCCGGCCATGTCGGCAGGTTCCTGCCTTGATGAATTTATGAAAGCCTTTCCCGAGCGCTGCTTAGATGTTGGAATAGCCGAGTCCCATGCAGTTACCTATGCAGGAGGGATCGCTTATGGAAGGAAAATGAAAGTTGTCACATCGATTTATGCAACTTTCTTGCAGCGCGCTTTTGACAACCTTTTTCACGACGTCTGCCTCCAAGAACTCCCTGTTGTATTTGCAATTGACCGGGCCGGTATTTCAGGCCCAGATGGTGCAACTCATCATGGCATTTACGACATTTCCTTCCTCAATGCAATGCCCAATATGATTATTACTCAGCCGCGCAACGGCCACGTCTTAAAAGAACTCATGGAGTCTGCCTTTTCATGGAAGCGGCCTGTAGCCATTCGTTACCCGAATTTAGCAACCGATGAGCCCAATGAGCCGATTAAAGAGAGAGAGCTTGGCAAGGGAGAAGTCCTCGTTGAAGGAAAAGATCTTCTCATCATTGCGCTTGGGCACATGAATGCAACAGCCTTAAAAGCCCGAGACTTGCTCGCCGAAAATGGCATCGAAGCTACTGTATTAGACCCTGTTTTTGTAAAGCCCCTCGATGCAGACCTTCTCTGCCGCTTACTTTTGACTCATAACAAGATTGTGACTATTGAAGAGCACTGCGTAGTCGCTGGAATGGGCTCGATTGTCAACAATTTCTTGATGAAGCAAGGATTCAACCAAGTTCAAGTCTTGAATTTGGGAATTCCCGAAACCTTCTTAGACCACGGAAGCAACAAAGATCTATTAAATGAGATAGGATTGGTTCCTGAGAAGATTGTTAAGCAAATTCAATCCCATTTTAATTTAGCACTCACAGGCTCTTCTCAAGCCATTAATATATAA
- a CDS encoding exodeoxyribonuclease VII small subunit has translation MNNNTPQDSTSFETALSRLEEILERMNGGTISLDESLKLYEEADQLIAICNKRLNEAERKIEILVKNRSGELAIGSDDKPLVQDYKIPSA, from the coding sequence GTGAATAATAACACTCCTCAAGACTCTACTAGCTTCGAAACTGCTCTCTCTCGCCTAGAAGAAATTCTCGAACGCATGAATGGTGGAACCATCAGCTTAGATGAATCTCTTAAGCTTTATGAAGAAGCTGATCAATTAATAGCGATTTGCAATAAACGTTTAAACGAAGCAGAGCGCAAAATTGAAATTCTTGTTAAAAACCGAAGTGGAGAGCTGGCAATTGGCAGTGACGATAAGCCTCTCGTGCAAGATTACAAAATTCCGAGTGCTTAA